Sequence from the Candidatus Hepatoplasma crinochetorum Av genome:
ATCAAAAAAAAGCAATCAATAAAGAAGAAACAAAAGAATATCAAGATTTAAAAGATAAGATAAAAGATTACAAAAAATTAATAGAAGCAGATAAAAGTAAAATAAGCGATTTACATTTCAAATATTTGAATAAAGAATTTGCAAATACAAAAAAATTAGAGTATCGAAAAAAATTAAGCAATTATCTTGTAATTAATGTATAATAAGTTTGTAAAAGTAATTTAAAGCAATCACGAAAGTGATTGTTTTTTTATTTAAAATATATTTTTTTATAAATCTTCTTTATCATAAATCAAAAATTCAATTGTTTTTAAAGTATCTATAGAAACTATTCTTTTATAATTTATATTTAATTCATCTCCTACATTAGATATAAAATTAAAATCTTCGAATAAATTTAAAATTTCTAAATAAATTAAATTATTTGATTCTTTTTCTGATTCAAAATCTAAATCTAAATTATTATTAATTTTAAAATAATCAATAATTTTCTTTAAATTTTTATAATAATAAGAATTATCTTTTATAATTGATTTTTTAGTTAAATTTAATAATATAAAAATATTTAAAAGAATTTCATTATTAATATTTTTATTTGTAATTAATTTTAATTTATTATTTTTATCTAAAATTGTTTTTAATTCTTTAATTTCTTTTTTAAATTTTGATATTTCTTCATCTTTATCTTTTAATTCTTTTTTTAAATGTTTTACTAAGTCATCAGATGAAAAATAATTTTTTACATTTTTTTTTAATTTCCATATTTTTTTATTATTTTCAGTATTTGCTTCAACACTGGAATTATTATCTGGTGAATTTTTAATTTTTTTTAAAAATTTAATTTTAAAAAACATAATTAATTATCCAATTCTTGTTCTAAATTTAATTCTAGATTTTTTGTTTCGATTTCTAATTTTAATTCAAATTTGTTATTTATAAATTTATTATAATATTCTTTTGAATTTAAATTTTCACTTAAATCTTCTACCGTTATATATGAATAAAATTCAATTTCTTTAGAATCATCAAAATGCTCTCTATAATTTCTAGTAAAATTTATTATAAATTCAGAAATGTTATATCTAGTTTTTCTTAAATCTATAATAAATGAATTTATTCTTTGATATTTTCCAAAATCATTAACAAGATTTTTTTCGTATCTCATAAATTCTCCATTTTTAATATCTATTTTACCTATTATTTCTTTTCCTGAAGATATACTTTGTAATTTTTCATTTGAGGAATTAAAATATTGAAAACTTCCAATAACATTACTTTCTACTTTTTCTAATCCTCTTTCAAAATTTAAAGATGAATTAGAAATAATTGTTATGTAAATTTTAAAATTATTTGAATTATTTGGTAAAGGTATTTTTTTAACTTTAAAATGTCTTGAATCTATTTTTTCAAAAAAATAAATACTAAAGTATTTATTATTATTATTAATATGATCAAAATTTGCTTTTGATCATATTCCGTTACCATATAATTCAAAATTTTTATTATTAAAATTATTATTAATCATTGAATTATTTATTATTAAAATTTCAGTTTTTTTTATTAATTCTTTTTTATTTAGTGAATTTAAATTGTAAAAATTTGTTTTCCATATTTTTTTTAAAATATACTCAAAATTTCTAGCTAAATTAACAGCTGAAATTGAAGTACCACTTTTTTTAAAAAATTCTCCAGCAGAATATACAATTACTTTTTGATCTTCATAATCTCCTCCTCCAAAAAGTGATAAATCTGGTTTATATCCAAAAAGATTTTTTCAACCTTTTTTAGAATAATTTGTTTTTGTATTATCTAAATTTATTGAATTAACTGTTAAAGAAAAAAAAGAATCAGAAGGAGGTAATAAATAATTTTTATTTTGATTTACATATTCATCTGCATTTCCTGAGGAAATAATAATTTTTATATCGTATATAATTTGTAATTTATCTAAAAATTTAGCAAATTCTGAAGTTAGACTTTCTTTAGGATTTATTTCTGTAATTTGATTTATTGATAAAATTCAAACTTTTATTTCATTGTGATATTTTTTAATTCCATATTCAATTCTTTTTTTTATTTTTTCTAATGTTTCTTTGTTTTTTTCATCTCTACTTATTATCGGTATTAAAGTAACTTCAAAATTATTTTTAATTCCATCTATTGATTTATCTGTTCATGAATTAACATTTAAGCCATTAATTAATAAAAAAGCCATCGATTCTCCATGAGAAATATTATTATAATCTCTATCTAATATTTTCAAATTTTCTTCATATTCTTCATCTATTTTTAATCAATTTTTATATTTTTTAATTAATTCATTTTTATTTTTATAAGAAATTGTTGTATCAAATAATCCTATTTTTAAATCATTATTTTGAAATTTAGGTAAATTAATATCTTCTAATGACAGATCATTAATTTGTAATCCTTCTTCATCGGTTTGTCCTTTGAATTTATCTTTAAAATTATTATTATTAAATTCTTCTTTATCAAAATTTTCTACGGTTAAAGAAATATTTTTTAAATATAAAATAGAAATACTTTTTAATTCTCTTGAAATTAATTTTATTTGATCAATTTTAGTTATAGGAAAAGAATGATTATAATTATCTATTCCTTCAATTATTTTTTTAACAAAAGAATTAAATTTATTTTTATTTTTTAAATTTATTTTATAACGTCTCCCAATTAGCATTTTTTCTAAATTAAAATTTTTTCTAAAATAAGCAAAACCGGGAAATTCTAAAAATTCTAAAAATAATTTATCAAATGATAGAGATTTTGACGGGAATCTATTAAAATTTATATATAAATATTCATCATTTAATTTAATTTTTTCTAATAATGAAATTAAAATTTTTTTAATTTTTTTCAATTCTGATTCATTTAAATCTTCTGAACCTCCTTTACCAAAAATTTTTTCAATATTATCAATAGGTATTTTAATTTTATATATATTACTCATAATTTTTTCCATTTATTTCTTTACTTATTTTTTCTCTTGTTTTTTTAGTGAATTTATTTGATATATAAATTTCCAAATCTTTTAGAGACATTTTATATTTATTTTTTCAATCATAAAAAATTTTTAAATTTTTATTATTTAAATTAATTTTTATTCTATTTTTATTTAAAATAAATAAATTTTTATCAAATATAATTTCTATTAAATCATTAGAATCTTGTATTTTTGATTTTATTTCAAATGGACTCATATTAATAAAAATCTCATTATATAAAAAATCAAAAAATTTTTTTGAAAATAATTGATTTTTTTTGGTATCAGAATTAATATTTTTAGATAAATTTTTAATAATTAATTGTTTTTTAATTAAATGTATTAAATCATTGCTTGAATATATATCGAAATTTATTTTTAATTTAAATCTTCTAAGTAATGCTTCATCTATTTGATTTTTTAAATTTGTGGCTGCAATTAAAATTATATTTTCTGGTAGTTCATCAATTATTTGCATAAATTCAGTTATTAATCTATTAATTTCATTGATATCTTTATCATTAAATCTTTTTCCAAATAATGTTTCAACTTCATCAATATAATATAAGTTATATCTTTTAGAATTGAAATTAAAAATATTATTTAAATTTTTAATTGATAAACCTAACTTTGAATCTAAAATTTCAGATGCTTTAATTTTTAAAAAGCTAAAATCTTTATTATGTTGTTTTAAATTATTAATTATTTCTTCAATAAAAGATGTTTTTCCTGTTCCTGGCTTTCCATACAAAAGAACTGTGTTTTTTGTTTTTTTTCCATATAATGTATCTATAATTTCAATTTTATAATTATTTATTTCTTTAGGATATATATTTTTATTTAAATTAGAAGAAAAAGATGGTTTAAAAGATGTTGAATTATTTATTATTTTTTCCAAAATTGAAATTCATTCTTTTTCATTATTAATCTTTTTATTTAATAATTCTTTTTCGAAAAATGTACTTAAATTAAATTTATTTTGAATTTTAATTAAAAATTCAATAAAATCATTATTTGTTATTTTTTTATTCATATTTTTATTATATAAAAATGGTGGTAAAAAGTATAAAAATGGTGGTAAAAAGTATAAAAATGGTGGTAAAAAGTATAAAAATGGTGGTAAAAAGTATAAAAATGGTGGTAAAAAGTATAAAAATGGTGGTAAAAAGTATAAAAATGGTGGTTTTTATGCAATTATTAATTTTATAATATAAATGTTATAATTTTAAAAATTATATAAAATGGAAAATAAAACAGAAAATAAAACAGAAAATTTTACAAAGGTTTTAAATGTAATTAATAATTACAATTTTAAAAACCCTGAAAACAAAAAATTGGTAAATGAATCATTTGAAAAAGTTGTTAATAATTTAGAAAAATTTGCTTATGAAAAAGAAGAAAAACAAGAAATAAATTTTGAAAACGTAAAAAAAATGATTTTAAAATTTATTAATGGATTTTTAAATAATTTCATGGAAGAAAAATTAAAAAAAGAACATTTAAATGATTATAAAAATTTAAATTCAATTCCAGAAAAAATTAATTTTTTGGCACAAAATCAATATTTTGGTTATGATAGCGAAATTAATGAAGGACTATATTATCTTTTTGTAAAAGGGTCTTCAAATAATAAAGATGTAGCAAAAAAATTAATTTTAATAAATTCAATTTATCATATCTTTAATTTGCTTTGTTGATTCTTTAATATTAATTCTAAAAAAGCAAAAAAAGAATTAAATTTAAGTAAATATTTTAATTCAGAAAAATAATAAATTTAAAATAAAGAGGGATTAAAATGTCTACAGGATTAAGTATTTTTTTTGGTTTTGTATTTTTTGTTTTAATAATATCTTTAGTAATTTTTTTAAAAAGACATAAACAAGCAAAAAAAATTAGAAGAGATGAAAGAATAAGAATAAATGAAAGAAATAAACAAATTAGAAGAGATGAAAGAATAAGAATTGAAGAACAAAATAAAATGGAAGAAAATATTGAAAAATAAAGACCTTTTAAGGTCTTTTTTATTATTTATATTTTAAAATCCCTTCTTTCTAATTTATTAAAAAAAGTTATAATAAAAATAATGTATTTTAAAATATAACTAATATATAGGAGAAGAAAATGTTCGGATTTAGTGGACCTGATTGATTTGTAATAACAATCTTAATAATCGCATTCGCACTTTCTTTTTCTATCTCACTTTTATTTGATTGATCAAAAATATTAAGATTTGAAAAAAAAGAAACAACTATTGGTATCTTAGTTTCAATTGTTTTTTCTATTGCCCTTTCTGTTTTATTAACTTTTTTTGTCTTAATATTGACTAATCCAATTTTTAATGCTTTTTAATTAGAGTTATATTAAAAAATATTTAAGGAATACTATGGTTTTAAAGAAAAAAAAGACAAAAAATAAACGACAAAAACAATCAATTAAATATTATAAACTTTTAAGAAAAGCAGAAACAATTGCGGAAGAAGTTTTAGAAAAAGTAAAAGTTTATCAAGATGATTTAAAAGCAGCTGCTTTTAAAAGAAAAACAGAGCAATTTTTAGAAGCGATTCATAAAGATAAAAAAAGTTTGAATAGTATTTTAATTGATGTTTTTGCTGTTAGTTTTCTTTCAATAAAAGAGGTTTATGGAATTAAATTGCATAAAGTACAAGTTATGGGTGCTTATGCATTACATCATGGAGATGTGGCAGAAATGAAAACAGGAGAAGGAAAAACTCTTACTGCTGTTCTTCCTGCTTATCTTAATGCTCTTACAAAAAAAGGTGTTCATATTGTAACTGTAAATGAATATCTTTCTACACGTGATGCTTATAATATTGGAAAGATCTTTAATTTACTAGGATTATCAGTTGGTTCTGTAGTAAAAGATCAAACGCCTGAAGAAAAAAGAAAAGAATATGCAAAAGATCTTGTATATCTTACAAATGCAGAATTAGGATTTGATTATCTAAGAGATAATATGGTGATGAATTTAAAAGATAAAATTCAACGAGAATTTAATTATGCAATTGTCGATGAAGTTGATTCAATTCTTATTGATGAAGCAAGAACACCGCTTATTATTTCTGGTGGAGTAAATGTAACTGAGAAAAATTATCATGAAATAAATCAATTCGTTGCTTCATTAAAAGAAGATGATTATATTGTTGATCGAGAGACAAGACAAGCCTTTCTTACAGAATCCGGAGTATTAAAAGCAGAAGAGCATTTTAATACAAAAAATCTTTATTCTTATAAAAATTCATTATTGGTTCATTTAATTTTTAATTCTATTCAAGCTAATTATATTTATAAATTAGATGTTGATTATACAGTAAAAGAGGATCAAATAATTTTAATTGATGTATTTACAGGAAGGCTTTTACCAGGAAGACAATTTTCAGAAGGATTAAATCAAGCAATTGAAGCAAAAGAAAATGTGAAAATAAATCCAGAAACAAAAACATTAGCTTCAATTACTTATCAAAATTTATTTCGTATGTATAAAAAATTATCAGGAATGTCTGGTACAGCACTTACAGAAGAAGAAGAATTTTTAGATATATATAATATGCGAGTTCTTACAATTCCTACAGATCTTCCTATAATAAGAGATGATCGTCCTGATGTAATATATGCAACAAAAGAAGCGAAAATTAATGGAATAGTAAATAAAATAATATCAATTCATAAAACAAAGCAACCAATCTTAATAGGAACTCGTTCTGTAAATGAATCTGAAGATCTTGGAGATATCTTAGAAAAAAAAGGATATTCTTTTGAGATTTTAAATGCAAAAAATCATGCAAGAGAGGCAGATATTATTGCAAATGCAGGACAATTGGGTTCAATTACAATTTCAACTAATATGGCTGGTCGTGGTACTGATATTAAATTAGGAAAAGGTGTAAAAGATTTAGGCGGACTTTTTGTATTGGGAACAGAAAGAAATGAAGCAAGAAGAATTGATGATCAGTTAAGAGGAAGATCAGGAAGACAAGGAGATGTCGGAGTATCGCAATTTTATCTTTCGATGGATGATGAAGTAATGCAAAGATCAGGAATGAAAAAATTCCAAAAATTTCTGAAATCAATTGATAAAGATCCCTTGGAAAGTAAATCTATTGCAAGAGCAATTAAATCAGCACAAAAAAAATTAGAAGGATTAAATTATGATTATCGAAAATCAATTGTAGAATATGATGCAGTATTAAATTATCAAAGAATAATTACTTATAATCAAAGAGATGCTATTTTAAAAGCAACTGATTTTACAAAATTTATTGATCAATTATTAGATAGTTTTTTAAAAAATTTAAGCAAATCAGAAGTTGTATTTAGTAAAAATACTTTTAGTTCAAAATTATATTTTGCAAAATTAAATCATGATTTTAATCTTAATTTAGAAGAAAAAGATAATTTAAGTATTGAAAAAACAGAAATGATTACTAGAGAAATTTTACTTAAAAAATTATCAGAGAAAATTAATAATTTTATTGAATTAAATAAATTTGATGTAATTGATTATATAAGAAAAATCTTTTTATTCTCAATTGATACAAATTGACAAAAGCAATTAGATCAATTAGATCGATTAAAATCAGGAATAAGATATAGACAATATGCCCAAAAAAATCCTGTACAAATTTATATTCAAGAAGCAGATAAATTATTTAATCTTTATCGAGCAGAAATAAATGAACAAGTTATTACAATGCTTTTAAATACAAATCCTTTAAGTGATAATAATAAAAATAGAAATGAAAAAACAAAGGAATTATTAGTAAATTAGTATAAAATGAATTTAAATATTAAGAATAAGTCAATATCATATTATATATTTGGAACAGTTTTTATTTTGTTGTGAATTATTTTTCTTATTACTTGATGTTTTGTTTATGTTGAACCAGCTGCATTAATTTTATTTATTTTATGAATTTCATCGGGTCTTATTTCTTCGCTTTTATTCATAGTTGGAGCATTTGAAAATACAAGATATAAAAATAATTTAGAAAAATTAAAAATCGAAGAAAATAAAAAAGCAAAATATCAACAATTTGATCACCAAATTCCTGAAAAATTTAATTTAAATCAAGAAATTAAATTAGATGAAACTTCAAAAATAAAACAAGAAAAATTTTCAAAATCAGATTTTGAAAATTTTGTTGAATTTAATCCAAATATCGAAAAAATCGATAAACCAATTAAAAAAATAGAAGAAGAAAATTTCCAAAAAGTTGATCGAGAAATTCTTGCAAATTGTGA
This genomic interval carries:
- a CDS encoding S8 family serine peptidase; the encoded protein is MEKIMSNIYKIKIPIDNIEKIFGKGGSEDLNESELKKIKKILISLLEKIKLNDEYLYINFNRFPSKSLSFDKLFLEFLEFPGFAYFRKNFNLEKMLIGRRYKINLKNKNKFNSFVKKIIEGIDNYNHSFPITKIDQIKLISRELKSISILYLKNISLTVENFDKEEFNNNNFKDKFKGQTDEEGLQINDLSLEDINLPKFQNNDLKIGLFDTTISYKNKNELIKKYKNWLKIDEEYEENLKILDRDYNNISHGESMAFLLINGLNVNSWTDKSIDGIKNNFEVTLIPIISRDEKNKETLEKIKKRIEYGIKKYHNEIKVWILSINQITEINPKESLTSEFAKFLDKLQIIYDIKIIISSGNADEYVNQNKNYLLPPSDSFFSLTVNSINLDNTKTNYSKKGWKNLFGYKPDLSLFGGGDYEDQKVIVYSAGEFFKKSGTSISAVNLARNFEYILKKIWKTNFYNLNSLNKKELIKKTEILIINNSMINNNFNNKNFELYGNGIWSKANFDHINNNNKYFSIYFFEKIDSRHFKVKKIPLPNNSNNFKIYITIISNSSLNFERGLEKVESNVIGSFQYFNSSNEKLQSISSGKEIIGKIDIKNGEFMRYEKNLVNDFGKYQRINSFIIDLRKTRYNISEFIINFTRNYREHFDDSKEIEFYSYITVEDLSENLNSKEYYNKFINNKFELKLEIETKNLELNLEQELDN
- a CDS encoding ATP-binding protein, whose protein sequence is MNKKITNNDFIEFLIKIQNKFNLSTFFEKELLNKKINNEKEWISILEKIINNSTSFKPSFSSNLNKNIYPKEINNYKIEIIDTLYGKKTKNTVLLYGKPGTGKTSFIEEIINNLKQHNKDFSFLKIKASEILDSKLGLSIKNLNNIFNFNSKRYNLYYIDEVETLFGKRFNDKDINEINRLITEFMQIIDELPENIILIAATNLKNQIDEALLRRFKLKINFDIYSSNDLIHLIKKQLIIKNLSKNINSDTKKNQLFSKKFFDFLYNEIFINMSPFEIKSKIQDSNDLIEIIFDKNLFILNKNRIKINLNNKNLKIFYDWKNKYKMSLKDLEIYISNKFTKKTREKISKEINGKNYE
- the secA gene encoding preprotein translocase subunit SecA, translating into MVLKKKKTKNKRQKQSIKYYKLLRKAETIAEEVLEKVKVYQDDLKAAAFKRKTEQFLEAIHKDKKSLNSILIDVFAVSFLSIKEVYGIKLHKVQVMGAYALHHGDVAEMKTGEGKTLTAVLPAYLNALTKKGVHIVTVNEYLSTRDAYNIGKIFNLLGLSVGSVVKDQTPEEKRKEYAKDLVYLTNAELGFDYLRDNMVMNLKDKIQREFNYAIVDEVDSILIDEARTPLIISGGVNVTEKNYHEINQFVASLKEDDYIVDRETRQAFLTESGVLKAEEHFNTKNLYSYKNSLLVHLIFNSIQANYIYKLDVDYTVKEDQIILIDVFTGRLLPGRQFSEGLNQAIEAKENVKINPETKTLASITYQNLFRMYKKLSGMSGTALTEEEEFLDIYNMRVLTIPTDLPIIRDDRPDVIYATKEAKINGIVNKIISIHKTKQPILIGTRSVNESEDLGDILEKKGYSFEILNAKNHAREADIIANAGQLGSITISTNMAGRGTDIKLGKGVKDLGGLFVLGTERNEARRIDDQLRGRSGRQGDVGVSQFYLSMDDEVMQRSGMKKFQKFLKSIDKDPLESKSIARAIKSAQKKLEGLNYDYRKSIVEYDAVLNYQRIITYNQRDAILKATDFTKFIDQLLDSFLKNLSKSEVVFSKNTFSSKLYFAKLNHDFNLNLEEKDNLSIEKTEMITREILLKKLSEKINNFIELNKFDVIDYIRKIFLFSIDTNWQKQLDQLDRLKSGIRYRQYAQKNPVQIYIQEADKLFNLYRAEINEQVITMLLNTNPLSDNNKNRNEKTKELLVN